The stretch of DNA TGCGAGGCGGTGTCCGGACAGGGCGTTCGGCGCGCGTCCCGCGCTCCGTCATCACGGGCGCCGTAACGTGACCCAGGGCAACGCAACCTCTGAGATCGTGGCGATGCCCTGGATTGCTTCGCTCCGCGCGCAACGACGGTGAGGCCGCGAGCACCTCATTCCGGGACTGCGTGGCGGGGCGCGAAATCCAGAACCGCGACGCCATGCTGCGCATGCGTCGCGGTTCGGGGTCCCGGGCTCGCCTGCTGCAGCCCGGAACGAATGCGTCCGGTTGGACTCGGCCCCCGACGTGCACCCTGCGCCGTGAACGCGGTAGGGCCGACTTGCCGCGAGCAGCAGGCCGGCCCATCGCTCTACCGGACACCATCGGGCAGCGTGGTCACCGCCCGCCCGATGACACCGATATCCGGTTTACGAGCAGCCGGTGGTGCTCCCGCACGTGTCGCACTTCAGGCAGGTGCCGTTGCGGACCAGCGTGAAGTTCGCGCATTCCGGGCAGGCCTCACCGACATAACCCTTCATCTTCGCCTCGGCGCGGCGGTCGGCGACCGTCCGTTCCGCCTTTCCGAAGGGGAGGGTGTCGGCGATCGTCTCGACCTGACCGGCAACCGCCGGCTCGACCTTCAGCGCCGTGCTGCCGCGGATCGCGTGCACCGTGCCGCCGGCCGGAGCCGACTGCCCGGCGCTGGCAGCACCGACCCCGATGCTGGCACCGGCCGGGCCACCCTGGATCAGGGTGAGCCGGTCGGCCGAGCCGCGCAGGAGGCCGCGGGAGACGACCGAGGAAGCCGGCGCGGGCTTCGGACCCTCGCGGGTCGTGTCGCCGCTCTCGCCGCCGCCGATCACCGTGCCGCCGATCTCGGCGGGGCTGACATGGGCGAGGTCGGCGCGGCCGAGATAAGACACCGCCAGCTCGCGGAACACGTAGTCGAGGAGCGAGGTCGCGTTCTTGATCGCGTCGTTACCCTGCACGAAGCCCGCCGGCTCGAACCGCGTGAAGGTGAAGGCCTCCACGTATTCCTCCAGCGGCACGCCGTACTGGAGGCCGAGCGAGATCGCGATGGCGAAGTTGTTCATCAGGCTCCGGAAGGTCGCGCCCTCCTTGTGCATGTCGATGAAGATCTCGCCGAGGCGGCCGTCGTCGTACTCGCCGGTGCGCAGGTAGACCTTGTGGCCGCCCACCACCGCCTTCTGGGTGTAGCCCTTCCGGCGGGTCGGCAGCTTCTCGCGGGAGCGGATCCGCTCCACGCGCTCGATCACCCGCTCGACGATCTTCTCCGCCACCGCGGCGGCCTTGGCGGCGGCCGGCGCCTGCATCAGCGCCTCGATCCCCTCATCGGCCTCGTCGTCCTCATCGGCAATCAGGGCCGAGTTGAGCGGCTGCGACAGCTTCGAGCCGTCGCGGTACAAGGCGTTCGCCTTGAGGGCGAGGCGCCAGGACAGCAGGTAGGCCGCCTTGCAATCTTCCACCGTGGCGTCGTTCGGCATGTTGATGGTCTTGGAGATCGCCCCCGAGATGAAGGGCTGCGCCGCCGCCATCATGCGGATGTGGCTCTCGACCGAGAGGTAGCGCTTGCCGATCCGGCCGCACGGGTTGGCGCAGTCGAAGACCGGGTAGTGCTCGACCTTAAGGAAGGGCGCGCCCTCCAGCGTCATCGCCCCGCAGATATGGGTGTTGGCAGCCTCGATCTCCTTCTTGGAAAAACCGAGGAACGCCAGCAGCTCGAAGGTCGGGTCCGCCAGCTTCTCGGCCGGGACCTTGAGGGTCTGGGTCAGGAAGTCGTCGCCGAGCGTCCAGCGGTTGAACACGAACTTGATGTCGAAGGCCGACTTCAGACCCTTCTCGACCGCCGCGATCTTCTCGTCCGAGAAACCCTTGGCGCGGAGCGTCGTCGGGTTGACGCCCGGCGCCTGACCCATCGAGCCGTGACCGACCGCGTAGGCCTCGATCTCGGCGATCTCGGATTCGCGGTAGCCGAGCGCCCGCAGGGCGTCCGGGGCGGCCTGGTTGATGATCTTGAAGTAGCCGCCGCCGGCCAGCTTCTTGAACTTCACCAGGGCGAAGTCGGGCTCGATGCCGGTCGTGTCGCAATCCATCACGAGGCCGATCGTGCCGGTCGGCGCGATCACGGTGGCCTGCGCGTTGCGGTAGCCGTGCTCCTCGCCGAGCTTCAGCGCCCGGTCCCAGGCGGCGCGGGCATGGTCGCCAAGATCCGCCTGCGGGATGTTGGCGTGGTCGAGGGCGACCGGAGCGACGTTCAGGAACTCGTAGCCCTCGGTCTCGCCATGCGCGGCCCGGCGGTGGTTGCGGATGACCCGCAGCATCGCGTCGGCATTCTCGTCATAGGCCGGGAAGGTGCCGAGTTCCGCCGCCATCTCGGCCGAGGTGGCGTAGGCGACGCCGGTCATGATCGCGGTGAGCGCACCGGCCAGAGCCCGGCCCGCGTCGGAATCGTAAGGCAGGCCCATGGTCATCAGCAGGCCGCCGATATTGGCGTAGCCGAGGCCGAGCGTCCGGTAGCGGTATGAGAGCTCCGCGATCTCCTTCGAGGGGAACTGCGCCATCATCACGGAGATCTCGAGCACCACCGTCCAGAGGCGGTTGAGATGCTCGAATGCCTCCACGTCGAAGCGCTTGGTCTCCCGGTCGTACATCGTCAGCAGGTTCGCCGAGGCGAGATTGCAGGCGGTGTCGTCGAGGAACATGTACTCGGAGCACGGGTTCGAGGCCCGGATCCGCCCGCCCGCCGGGCAGGTGTGCCAGTCGTTCATCGTGGTGTTGAAATGCAGGCCCGGATCGGCCGAGGCCCAGGCCGCTTCGCCGATCCGCTCCCACAGGTCGCGGGCCTTGAGGGTCTTGGTGACCTTGCCGGTGGTGCGGGCCTGGAGGGTCCAGTCGGCATCCGCCTCGACGGCGCGCAGGAAGTCGTCGGTCAGCGAGACCGAGTTGTTGGAGTTCTGCCCGGCGACCGTCAGGTAGGCCTCCGAATCCCAGTCGGTGTCGTAGACGGGAAAATCGATCTTGGTGAAGCCTTGCCGGGCGAACTGCACGACGCGCTTGATGTAGGAATCCGGCACGGAGGCGCGGCGGGCAGCCTTGATCTCGCGCTTGAGCGCCGGGTTGCGCTCCGGATCGAAGCAGGCATCCCCTTCCGCCTCGCACTGCGTGCAGGCCTTCATCACCAGGTTCAGGTGCTTGGAGACGACCTTCGAGCCGGTCACCAGCGCGGCGACCTTCTGCTCCTCCTTCACCTTCCAGTCGATGAAGGATTCGATATCCGGGTGGTCGATATCGACGATCACCATCTTGGCGGCGCGCCGCGTGGTGCCGCCGGACTTGATCGCGCCGGCCGCCCGGTCGCCGATCTTGAGGAAGCTCATCAGGCCGGATGACTTGCCGCCGCCGCCGAGCTTCTCGTTCTCGCCGCGCAGCATCGAGAAGTTGGATCCGGTACCCGAGCCGTACTTGAACAGGCGCGCCTCACGCACCCACAGATCCATGATGCCGCCCTCGTTCACGAGGTCGTCCTGGACCGACTGGATGAAGCAGGCATGGGGCTGCGGGTGCTCGTAGGCCGAGGCCGACTTGGTCAGCGCGCCGGTCTGCGGGTCGCAGTAATAGTGGCCCTGGCTCGGCCCATCGATGCCGTAGGCCCAGTGCAGGCCGGTGTTGAACCATTGCGGCGAGTTCGGCGCCACCATCTGGCGGGCGAACATGAAGCGCAGCTCGTCCATGAACGCCGCCGCGTCGTCCTCTGACGAGAAGTAGCCGCCCTTCCAGCCCCAGTAGGTCCAGCAGCCCGCGAGCCGGTCGAAGACCTGGGTGGCGGAGGATTCGGAGACGAACCGCTCATCCTCGGGGAGCTCCGCCAGCGCAGCCTCGTCCGGCACCGAGCGCCACAGGAAGGACGGGATCGCGTTCTCCTCGACCTTGCGCAGCCGCGCCGGGACGCCCGCCTTGCGGAAGTACTTCTGCGCGAGCACGTCGCTCGCCACCTGGCTCCAGCTCTCCGGCACGTCGATGCCGTCGAGGCGGAAGACCACCGACCCGTCGGGGTTGCGGATCTCGCTCAGCGCCTTGCGGAACGTGATGCTGGCGTAGGGCGATTGTCCGGCCGTTGTGTAGCGACGCTCGAACCGCATGAAACACACCTCTCCCGACGGGACACGATGGTCCCGGTCCCGCGCGACGCGGGGTCTGTTCCCAATATTGGGATTCGCGCCCGAACACGTCCGGTGGCGGACGTGCCTCGGTCTCGCGAACAAAATCTAGGAACGGTCGCCCCTGTCCAACGCACCACAATCCAGGGGCGCGACCGATGCAGGGAGATTACCGCTGCCTTCGCTCTTACGTCAACAAGTAGTGTTCGGTGGGCTTGTTCCCCGCTAGATGTTGTGCCGGCTTGCAAAAGCCTGTGGATATCGTCCGTGGTGCGGATAAGTGTCCTTCTGGCTTTCCGGATTCCGGCCGGGAAAATTTTAGATTCACAGGGGTCGGCGGCGCCGATTCCGGGAACTTTGCCGCGATCGCCGATTGGGCGCGCCCAGCGTTGCCGCCGCGCGACACTTCCGTACGGCCGCTGGACTCGCGCGCGCGCGGTCACCATAACGGCGCCGGAAGCGCCTCCGCGGCGCGGCACGATTTCGGGATCGGCGATGGCGCTGAAGGACACTTTGCTGCGCGTCTTCACGTGGTGGAACGGCCAGACCGTCTCCCTCGCGCTCCAGACCGCACGCACCGGCATCTTCGTCGGCGAAGACGATTTCGGGAACAAGTACTACAAGGCGGAAGGCGCCCTCATCGACCGCTCGGTCGGCTCCGAGCGGCGCTGGGTGATCTATAACGGCTACGCCGACGCCTCGAAGGTGCCCCCGGGCTGGCGCGGCTGGCTCTGCCACAACGTCGATCTCGCGCCGAGCGAGGAGAACTACCAGCCGAAGGCATGGCAGAAGCCGCACGTCGAGAACCAGACCGGGACGCCGAACGCGTACCGGCCGGCGGGTTCACAGCTGTCCTGGGGGCAGCGCCCCGCTGCCACCGGCGACTACGTGTCCTGGACCCCGGGCGACTAGAGAGCGGGACACCGGCCACCGGCGCCCTTTTGCCGCCACCGTTCCGGTGTTCATGGCGGGCCAATCCCGAACGTCCGCCGCGCAATCGTTGGCGCGGCCGGCCACCCTCGTCTAGGGGTCCGAGCCTTGAGCCGCATCACCGCCCTCGCACGCCGCGCGCTCCTGCCGAGCCTCGCGCTCGCCCTCTGCGCGGGCCCCGCCGCCGCCGACAAGATCAAGAACCCGACCGCTGTGTTCTCCGGTCTCGACAAGATCACCGGCCGGATCGTCTCCTTCGAGGTGGCGGTGGACGAGACGGTGCAGTTCGGTGCCCTGCAGCTGACTCCGCGGGTCTGCTATACCCGCCCGCCGACCGAGAGCGCCAAGACCACGGCGTTTCTGGAGGTCGACGAGGTGACCCTGGACAACAAGTATCGCCGGATCTTCACCGGCTGGATGTTCGCGTCGAGCCCGGGCCTGCACGCGATCGAGCACCCGATCTACGACGTGTGGCTCGTCGATTGTAAGGGCGGCGCCGACGTGATCGCCGAAGCGAAGGAGCAGGAGGACGTCCCCGCCGTCGCGGCCAAGCCCGAGAAGGCGAAGCGCCCGAGCAAGGACGCCACCAAGACCGCCCAGCAGCTCAACGCCGCCGGTCAGGTGGACGTGGAAGCGCCGCGCGGCGTGCCGGTCCAGCCCCGCCAGAAGCCCTCGCGCAAGTTCTTCCCGTCGAACGAGGGCCCCGCGGCGGCCCCGCCGCCGGCGCCGCAGCAGCCGCAAAACCTGTTCGACGCGCTGTTCCGCTGAGGCTCAGTCACACCGCCTTGGTTTGAAGGGGCGGGTGGCGTCAGCCTCTCCGTCATTGCGAGCGCAACGACGTGACCCAGGGCAGCGCGACATTTTCGAGCGTGGCGCTGCCGGATTGCTGTGCTCGGCTCACAAGGACGGCTGACCCAACGGCATCGGCTTAAGTCGGCAAGTCGCAGGGTGCCGCGTTTGGCGCAGGCATCCGAACGCTAGGCGCCGTCCGTGCCGCCCAGCGCGTCCAGCACTCGCGCACCCGTCACCGAGCCGTCGCAGGGCCAGACGTTCCAGTCGCCCGCATGGTCGAGGGCCTCGGCGAGCCGCCGCTTGTAGACGTGGCGCGGGAGTTCCTCGGCGCCGAACTGCGTCAGGTGTTCGGTGACGAACTGGGTGTCGGCAAGCCGGTATCGCCCCGCGCGCAGGCGGCCCATCAGGTGGACGAGGGCGACCTTCGAGGCATCGCGCACTTCGTGGAACATGCTCTCGCCGAAGAAGGCCGCACCCAGCGACACGCCGTAAAGGCCGCCGACGAGCTGGCCGCCGGCATAGACCTCCACGGTGTGGACGTAGCCGAGATCGTAGAGGGCGCCGTAGAGTTCGCGGATGCGCCCGTTGATCCAGGTGCGCTCGCTGTCTCGGCGGGGGGCAGCGCAGCCCTCGATGACACCCTCGAAATCCGTGTCGCAACGGATCTCGAACTGGTCGGACCGGACGGTCCGGGCGAGGCGCCGTGAGACCCGAAATCCGTCCAGGGGCAGGACGCCGCGCGCCTTCGGCTCGACCCAGTAGAGGGTCGGATCCTGGGCATCCTCGGCCATCGGGAAGATGCCGGCTGCGTAGGCCTTCAGCAGGATCTCGGGGGTGATGTCCACGCGGGTGGGATCGTGCATGGCGTCAGTGTCGCGCGCGGCCGGCCCGAAGGCCAGAGGCCGCGGCTGCCCCAGGATAGCGCGGCCTCAGACCTTCATGCCCCCATCTTCCAGGAAATGCTCCAGCCAGTGGATGTCGTAAAGACCGTTCTGCACGTCCGGGTTGCGGACCAGGGTCCGGAACAGCGGCAGCGTCGTGTCGATGCCGTCGATGACAAACTCGTCCAGGGCCCGTCGCAGGCGCATCAAGCACTCGTTGCGTGTGCGGCCGTGCACGATCAGCTTGCCGATCAGCGAGTCGTAGTTCGGCGGGATCCGGTAGCCCTGAAAGGCCGCTGAGTCGACGCGAATGCCGAGGCCGCCCGGCGTATGGTAGTGCGTGATCTCGCCGGGCGACGGCCGGAAGGTCTCCGGGTGCTCGGCGTTGATCCGGCACTCGATGGCGTGGCCCTCGACCTTGATGTCGGACTGGCTCACCGAGAGCGAACCGCCCGACGCAACCTGGATCTGCTCGATGACGAGGTCGATCCCGGTGATCATCTCGGTTACCGGATGCTCGACCTGGATCCGGGTGTTCATCTCGATGAAGTAGAACCGGCCGTCCTCGTACAGGAACTCGACCGTGCCGGCGCCGAGATAGCCGAGCTCCTTCATGGCGTTGGCGCAGATGCCACCGATCTCGGCGCGCATCGATTCGTTGAGCGCCGGCGAGCCGCCTTCCTCCCAGAC from Methylobacterium sp. PvR107 encodes:
- a CDS encoding vitamin B12-dependent ribonucleotide reductase; this translates as MRFERRYTTAGQSPYASITFRKALSEIRNPDGSVVFRLDGIDVPESWSQVASDVLAQKYFRKAGVPARLRKVEENAIPSFLWRSVPDEAALAELPEDERFVSESSATQVFDRLAGCWTYWGWKGGYFSSEDDAAAFMDELRFMFARQMVAPNSPQWFNTGLHWAYGIDGPSQGHYYCDPQTGALTKSASAYEHPQPHACFIQSVQDDLVNEGGIMDLWVREARLFKYGSGTGSNFSMLRGENEKLGGGGKSSGLMSFLKIGDRAAGAIKSGGTTRRAAKMVIVDIDHPDIESFIDWKVKEEQKVAALVTGSKVVSKHLNLVMKACTQCEAEGDACFDPERNPALKREIKAARRASVPDSYIKRVVQFARQGFTKIDFPVYDTDWDSEAYLTVAGQNSNNSVSLTDDFLRAVEADADWTLQARTTGKVTKTLKARDLWERIGEAAWASADPGLHFNTTMNDWHTCPAGGRIRASNPCSEYMFLDDTACNLASANLLTMYDRETKRFDVEAFEHLNRLWTVVLEISVMMAQFPSKEIAELSYRYRTLGLGYANIGGLLMTMGLPYDSDAGRALAGALTAIMTGVAYATSAEMAAELGTFPAYDENADAMLRVIRNHRRAAHGETEGYEFLNVAPVALDHANIPQADLGDHARAAWDRALKLGEEHGYRNAQATVIAPTGTIGLVMDCDTTGIEPDFALVKFKKLAGGGYFKIINQAAPDALRALGYRESEIAEIEAYAVGHGSMGQAPGVNPTTLRAKGFSDEKIAAVEKGLKSAFDIKFVFNRWTLGDDFLTQTLKVPAEKLADPTFELLAFLGFSKKEIEAANTHICGAMTLEGAPFLKVEHYPVFDCANPCGRIGKRYLSVESHIRMMAAAQPFISGAISKTINMPNDATVEDCKAAYLLSWRLALKANALYRDGSKLSQPLNSALIADEDDEADEGIEALMQAPAAAKAAAVAEKIVERVIERVERIRSREKLPTRRKGYTQKAVVGGHKVYLRTGEYDDGRLGEIFIDMHKEGATFRSLMNNFAIAISLGLQYGVPLEEYVEAFTFTRFEPAGFVQGNDAIKNATSLLDYVFRELAVSYLGRADLAHVSPAEIGGTVIGGGESGDTTREGPKPAPASSVVSRGLLRGSADRLTLIQGGPAGASIGVGAASAGQSAPAGGTVHAIRGSTALKVEPAVAGQVETIADTLPFGKAERTVADRRAEAKMKGYVGEACPECANFTLVRNGTCLKCDTCGSTTGCS
- a CDS encoding NADH:ubiquinone oxidoreductase subunit NDUFA12; this translates as MALKDTLLRVFTWWNGQTVSLALQTARTGIFVGEDDFGNKYYKAEGALIDRSVGSERRWVIYNGYADASKVPPGWRGWLCHNVDLAPSEENYQPKAWQKPHVENQTGTPNAYRPAGSQLSWGQRPAATGDYVSWTPGD
- a CDS encoding DUF2155 domain-containing protein, whose protein sequence is MSRITALARRALLPSLALALCAGPAAADKIKNPTAVFSGLDKITGRIVSFEVAVDETVQFGALQLTPRVCYTRPPTESAKTTAFLEVDEVTLDNKYRRIFTGWMFASSPGLHAIEHPIYDVWLVDCKGGADVIAEAKEQEDVPAVAAKPEKAKRPSKDATKTAQQLNAAGQVDVEAPRGVPVQPRQKPSRKFFPSNEGPAAAPPPAPQQPQNLFDALFR
- the aat gene encoding leucyl/phenylalanyl-tRNA--protein transferase translates to MHDPTRVDITPEILLKAYAAGIFPMAEDAQDPTLYWVEPKARGVLPLDGFRVSRRLARTVRSDQFEIRCDTDFEGVIEGCAAPRRDSERTWINGRIRELYGALYDLGYVHTVEVYAGGQLVGGLYGVSLGAAFFGESMFHEVRDASKVALVHLMGRLRAGRYRLADTQFVTEHLTQFGAEELPRHVYKRRLAEALDHAGDWNVWPCDGSVTGARVLDALGGTDGA